From Solanum stenotomum isolate F172 chromosome 2, ASM1918654v1, whole genome shotgun sequence:
CGGAGCAAGGAATTTCAGGAAGAGGgtccaaaaattaaataacaaaagttctttttaaaaaggggaaaatattgTTCCATGTGAGATTTGAACACGTGAGCACTGACTCATTAAAGATGTCGAAACATACATTCAAGACATCTTAAATCACTAGGCTATAACAACCTATTATGCCAAGGGTAtctaaaatatgttatttaataaCTTCGTATATAATTTTACTATGCGGTATTTTTTTCCGACGAAGGGCGTCCAACACCCTGGCATACGTGTGCCTACGCCACTGCCTACTAGTCACTAGACCACAATTGGTCTAAACATTAATTTTTCgattaaaaatgtcattattttcttCCACTTTTTAAGATCCGATATCTTGAtctataatttaatttgattattgTGTGTCGGCCCCATATATACTTCTTGATCTCCTTTTTTCTTAATGTAAGAAAGTGACACAAGATTAGCTAgtttgttttttctcaaaacttgaCGGGTAAGTTTTTTGCTATTTTCGTAAATATACCTTAGATGAGCCTAATAATTGTTATACCTGAAAACATCTCAATAGATTAGTCACTATTTCTAAAACTAAATATTGTTTATCGAAAACTTCGGAAAAGACTCtagataaaattatttcaagCACCGACAAAATTggtataatgaaaaaaaaaatcttccttCTGCCTATTGATCACCAATTGTGTTGATATTAATTTGAGGGTTATATTTTGTCTCTTAAATATATAGTTTTATAGTATAATGGGATGATTTGGGAAGAGAgggaaaaaatatattctagAGTTAACCACATATGTTAACCATGGTTAAGTATTTTGTGGagaatagaaaaagaaataaatattgggTGGGATGCGGCGAGAGGCAAACGCTAAGCGAATCTGCTTTTGTCTCGAATACAAAAAAGTGATGTGGTTTTCCACTGATGAAGGTGgtaaactaaaatgtgggaCCCTTGATGATGTGTTCCCCATCTCTTTTGAATAGGCCTCTCTACCCCACCCCTCCTCCAATCTTTTGTTTTGTCGGTGAATCAGAAATAGTTTCTCTATCTTattaacatataaaaatataagattaaCGTCATTTGGTGATATTTTATACCTTTTCAGACTCAAttcatgaaaatatacataatatattattgttatttgttgATTATTTGAGTATTACATagtgtttttattattatttttcatctgATACGCGTATTAAAGCTCGACTACTTTGGATTTGCTCATTCATGAGGAACTGTTCcttactcaatttttttttttcatacatagAGTTCGAATTCGAGATCTCTGGTTAAAAAAAGGAGCAACCTTATTCATTGCACCAAAGAAGGGTGATAGTATTACATAGGTTGTTGCATTATCACATACCCAAATGAACAATagaaagatggaaaaaaaattgcttttacCCTTAATTTGATTTATATAGCTTAGTTTGACTGGTAGTGGGAATTcagaaagaaagattttttaaacataaaattatgttcttaattaaataattatgttaTATGTGACAATTTTTGTGTGCATATACAAACGTATTATTAAAGGTCAAATAAAAAGtttgatattatattgttaCAAATATAGAAAGATAACATGAGTTTGGAATGAATTGATAAAGAAAATAGTGTCATATAATGTAGAACAAAGAGtataaattaaactattttgTAAATGCATTGATATATGATCACATGTTAATAATAAGTTCATTTTGTTTAATACATGAGACATAATTTGAATcaacatgaaatttaagaaagaaagaaaactttCTGAAACGTGTGATCTAAATACATTACAACATTTATGTCGCTATAAACTTTTGAAATATATAACCTTAAACACGGCATAACATTTTTATTAAGGATGacatgaaaaatgtaaaattaattatttttaaatttaaaaatgtgtcatttttttcgAACGAACAAAAGTGTTTCACATACCCTAAAATGGAAGGGGTATTACTTTTGAAATCCGCATCGACTTGCACATTGGAGTGTGCCTCCTAAATATTGTGAGGATGAAAATCTTGGAAAAGAATATAACAACAAATGAGTAAAAGTAGATTAGAAtacaatattttcttcttcttcttttttccttggATTTGAGATTGTTTCTATAAATGAACCTTATGTATACATTTGCATTTTGACTAACTATTGGTTGTAATGAGATTGTTTCTATAAATGAACCTTATGTATACATTTGCATTTTTACTAACTATTGGTTTTAATGAGAGGATTGGTCCCTTTAATGGagctttaatttgatagatATTTGATGTTCTCCACTTATGAattctttccttcttcaatGTATAGCCCTTTAGCTTTTTTTATGTAAGTTGAGTTTTGAGTGATAAGATTTGTATAGTTCTCATAGATATTATGTTTGCCTCTTTATTGTGACAACTCATGCTTAATCTTTCAATAAATCCATGATTGTGATATGTGTCTAATTATTCTCAATTGTAGTTCACTCTTTGTTCAACTTGGGagattttaagtttttattattttaaataatttattttattacatcGGGGGAGCGGAGAGGAGGGAGGAGGGGAGGGAAAAGACTACACTAGTGATGAAATTTGAATCCTCCATCTTTAACTGTGGAAGACATGAGATTAAATGTGAGACGATAAAATCTTATCTTTTATCTAAAGAATACACTTCAATTTGAGAATAAACCTAATAATTCTAGCTAATATAAATTGACTCAATTCTTTCAAATTGTGATTACTAAAAGGGTATTAAAATGACATAATTGAAGTTCTAAAACTATGTAAgaacttattaagaaaattttaatttaatcacAACGTCAATTATGCTCGATAGAAAATGTGTAATAAGTCCTCAAACTTCCATGAGCGCCGAGAGCTAATTCTATTCTTCCACATGAAGTCTTCATGATATAGTAACAAATTGATGATGTTACTACTTGAAATATGGACAATGTTTTAATGACGATAGCATTCGAGTCAGCTTGAACAGATTGATTATTCCATAAAGTATTTATTTCATACGTTTTAATGACGATAGCATTCGAGTCAGCTTGAACAGATTGATTATTCCATAAAGTATTTATTTCATACTTTGTACCAACATAGGCATCGAATCAACTTTATCTACGAAGCCTTTAGGCAGGAAAAAAAACACTCAATGCTTTTTTCATCTCTGGATTAATTTTATAGTTCTCTTCCTACTTTATTATATCGACCACTAGGTCGAATATACCAATTATACAATATAGTTACAAACACAAAGAGAGAAATGTAAACTTGGAATTGTATATGGAATTGATCGTATAAAATGGAATTAATATGAGGACTAAAAACTAGAGATATAAAATCCTAACTGAGGCAAGTGGAATTGGCTCAATTGAAGTACAAATCATGtttatttcattaatataagtataatatatagtttattCAGCCAAAAAAAATGGTCAGTTTGACACTCCAAAAACTCATGTTTAGATCATTACAGTTACTGATTTTCCAACTAAGATCGAACtcaaaatatcaaactcaactGGAAAACTACTACAGTAATATTAAGTATATATTTCTACTTTCTTACTCAGTTGCGATGGcaaacaacaaaattcaaacGAAGAGATTCAGAAGTTTCGGTTCTTCCCCTTTCACACCCTCTGCATATCCATATCCACTATCCAAACCCAGCGATACATCCGATAACTCAGTCTCCGAACCAAAAGACGACGATGTATTCCATCTCTTCTCCGAACTTATCCACTCCATTCCCTCGATTTGATCCGATCCGTCTATGAGCATAGATTCGGATTTGTTAGAGAACTGGTTTGGCATATCCCACGCGCCGCCGCAACGGAAGGAATCATCGAACCAAGGCGGAGTTAAAATCCCGGCGAAAACCGGCCGTAGATTTCCACCAGCGAGAACCGTCTGCACCGCCTTTTGACACACGTGCCAATTTCCCGTCGATAAAAGCCCTACCGCACCGGTCACCGGACTCACCGTCCTCCCGCACGCTTCGAACAACAGCGATTTAAACAAATCTACAGTAACGAAAAGTTCATCAAATCAGCCAGgtatatagaaataattttcaattattcagAAACCAGAACTCAAATTAAGTTGTAAGGCGTGTTTGGTAACAATACCAGGTCTTCGATTTTGGGGAACAGCAGCGATTAAGGACATGAGATCGCTACGGCCAAAAAACTTGGAGACGAAGAGAGTAGCGTTACCCTGTGCTTGAGGATCATCAATTCCATCCAAACAAGACCTT
This genomic window contains:
- the LOC125855303 gene encoding LOB domain-containing protein 38-like yields the protein MSCNGCRVLRRRCSDNCTLRSCLDGIDDPQAQGNATLFVSKFFGRSDLMSLIAAVPQNRRPDLFKSLLFEACGRTVSPVTGAVGLLSTGNWHVCQKAVQTVLAGGNLRPVFAGILTPPWFDDSFRCGGAWDMPNQFSNKSESMLIDGSDQIEGMEWISSEKRWNTSSSFGSETELSDVSLGLDSGYGYAEGVKGEEPKLLNLFV